A single window of Balaenoptera acutorostrata chromosome X, mBalAcu1.1, whole genome shotgun sequence DNA harbors:
- the LOC130706504 gene encoding DDB1- and CUL4-associated factor 12-like protein 2, with amino-acid sequence MAPRQTGSRKRKAPALDAAAAGSSSLGSAADGEGPLPPKRPKRPAARRSLLHYLKGREVGARGRAGLPGFEGGLRGYAVQKLPELLRERELALGTLNKVFASQWLNARQVVCGTKCNTLFVVDVQSGQITRIPLMRDRGPGSARAQPSCGIHAIQLNPSKTLLATGGENPNSLAVYQLPTLDPVCLGDRHGHKDWIFAIAWMSDTVAVSGSRDGTVALWRMDPDMSHGSIAWHNDAGLPVYAHIRPRDVETIPRASTNPGNRKVRALAFSGRNQELGAVSLDGYFHLWKAGSNLSRLLSIRLPCCRENVCLTYCDELALYAVGSQSHVSFLDLRQGHQNIQPLCSREGGTGVRSLSFYQHIVTVGTGHGSLLFYDIRAQKFLEERASASPHFSPGSARRKLKLTCGRGWLSHDDLWVNYFGGIGEFPNALYTHCYNWPEMKLFAAGGPLPSGLHGNYAGLWS; translated from the coding sequence ATGGCCCCGCGGCAAACAGGTAGCAGGAAGCGGAAAGCGCCGGCGCTCGACGCGGCCGCCGCGGGCTCGTCGTCGCTGGGCTCGGCGGCGGACGGGGAGGGGCCGCTGCCTCCCAAGAGGCCCAAGCGGCCGGCGGCGCGGCGCTCGCTGCTGCACTACCTGAAGGGCCGCGAGGTGGGCGCGCGGGGCCGCGCCGGGCTCCCGGGCTTCGAGGGCGGGCTGCGCGGCTACGCGGTGCAGAAGCTGCCCGAGCTGCTGAGGGAGCGCGAGCTGGCGCTGGGCACGCTCAACAAGGTGTTCGCGTCGCAGTGGCTGAACGCCAGGCAGGTGGTGTGCGGCACCAAGTGCAACACGCTCTTCGTGGTGGACGTGCAATCGGGCCAGATCACGCGCATCCCCCTGATGCGGGACCGCGGGCCCGGCTCGGCCCGCGCCCAGCCGAGCTGCGGCATCCACGCCATCCAGCTGAATCCCTCCAAGACGCTTCTGGCCACCGGGGGCGAGAACCCCAACAGCCTGGCCGTCTACCAGCTGCCCACGCTGGACCCCGTGTGCCTGGGCGACCGCCACGGCCACAAGGACTGGATCTTCGCCATCGCCTGGATGAGCGACACGGTGGCCGTGAGCGGCTCCCGCGACGGCACCGTGGCGCTCTGGAGGATGGACCCCGACATGTCCCACGGCAGCATCGCCTGGCACAACGACGCTGGCCTCCCCGTGTACGCCCACATCCGTCCCAGGGACGTGGAGACCATCCCCAGGGCCAGCACCAACCCCGGTAACCGCAAGGTGCGGGCCCTGGCCTTCAGCGGCAGGAACCAGGAGCTGGGAGCCGTGTCCCTGGACGGCTACTTCCACCTGTGGAAAGCCGGGAGCAACCTGTCCAGGCTGCTGTCCATCAGGCTGCCCTGCTGCCGAGAGAACGTGTGCCTGACCTACTGCGATGAGTTGGCCCTGTACGCGGTGGGCTCCCAGTCCCACGTCTCCTTCCTGGATCTGCGCCAGGGTCACCAGAATATCCAGCCCCTGTGCTCCCGAGAGGGCGGCACGGGTGTGCGCTCCCTGAGCTTCTACCAGCACATCGTCACCGTGGGCACGGGCCACGGCTCCCTGCTCTTCTATGACATCCGCGCGCAGAAGTTCCTGGAGGAGAGGGCCTCGGCCAGCCCGCACTTCTCTCCGGGGTCCGCGAGGAGGAAGCTCAAGCTCACCTGTGGCAGAGGCTGGCTCAGCCACGATGACCTGTGGGTGAACTACTTCGGTGGCATCGGTGAGTTCCCCAACGCGCTCTACACCCACTGCTACAACTGGCCCGAGATGAAGCTCTTCGCCGCTGGGGGGCCTCTCCCTTCCGGCCTCCACGGGAACTATGCAGGCCTCTGGAGCTAA